The genomic stretch ctgtaataataattattattattattattattattatttattattattattatcataagtaaTAGAATCAGCACTATGCTCCAAActaatgaaggagaagaagataaaATTCTCACAATCAATAGGCTTAATGACACCAATTACTCGCCCAAGTCTTTGTCCAACGAATGAGACCCATTCCGGGTGAGAGGCGTGGCCACCCCTCCCTCTGTTCCAAGGTCCTAATTTCCCTATAAATATTGGATGTCCTGAAAATTCGGGTGTCAGTTACCTCGAGAGGAACAATTTGCATGAGCATTCATCATGCGTGCTATGGTAAGTCTTTGTTGATTTGTTAAGTAATGTTTgcttagatattattattactattattattattattaatttatttctaattcaacTTGTATGAAAGATTCccccttttcatttattattattattattattattattattattattattattattattattattattatatcttttctttttactcctaatatactgtttatttataatcattcaaTAAGAATCATTTTTAGGCAAATGAATCATATAAGGATAActgattactgaataaattagtGTGAATGGGATCATTtgataattatacataattacgggaaaatatatgtaattacgAGAGAGGCTGTTAAATGCAACAAATGGTGACAAATCAATTACATTTACCCGTAATTTTCTCATTAACCGAGTCATAAATTTAAGTTGAAACCTAAGGGAGTTTTTCCCTAAGGAGACTAATCAATAAAACAATTGTTCAAATGAATGACGAATAAACATTTGTCGGCACGAGCAGAGAGATACTAGTGGTGATGAGCCTTTGCTAATTAAACTAATATCCtcctattattattgaaagaaggCAAACTATAATGGCATTTCGATTGGTATAGGTTCTTCAACTGTTTATCCATGACAGTTACCAGATGAAGCTGGTAATTATTAATAACTGAATGTgttggacaaaataaaaaaaagagagaattaacaTTTACCTTTTTAGATATTGTATATTCTTCACCTGGCATCCATACATAATTACCAATACATCATATTGACAGTAAAATACACTTGAATGTGTaagtaagaagaaaatattactatgttttaaatttctatttttacattCTGCAATATCTAAAATAGATAGAGCCTTGGAATGtgaaataaatattccattattaAATACTTTGAGAAACATGGGTTTCCCGCTTCCGTATAAACACTCCACTTGTATTGTTCGTATTATTGACAAATCGAAAACATGTAGTCACATATAATTAGCAGCTAGCAtgaaaatgatgtcatttatgACGAGATTGATACAAGAGATATTCAGCAAAACACCTGCCATTCTCTTTCACTTAGAACCTTTATCAAACCTTCACCGGTAATACAtacttttcatttcacatttttgaTCGtccaattttactttattttgatttgatatttGTTGGTACGCTGGTATTGTCGCCAGTGTTCGCGCCTCCCCGcaaggcaatgaaaaatcactggttctgtatcatgatcagttactgccgcagtgtggggtctgcggtgggaggctgaaaccaacattctttggaatcttgaatatcaagtcaatggcccctgtgtgcctGGGCTtggtccatgtgaataggtttcatctaccgaaataataataataataataataataataataataataataataataataataataataataataataataataataatcaaaaagataatttttttagtaaaactcTTCTTGAAAAACTCttgattttcaaattaaattgaggaaaattcaaatgataattttataatgattCCTCCGCAGGTATTCTTGTGCCTGTTGGCTGTGGCCGTTGCCTTGCCTGCACCAGAACCTGAGGCAGATCCTCAGCTCCTTCTGCCTCACTCCCTGAACTACTTCAACCCCTTCATCCACTCCATTAACGCTGGGGACTCACACCTCTACTCCTACCGTAAGTATAGAAATAAATACTGGTTAGTTAGATTTCAGTTATGATTTCATATATTTAGCAGATAATGTTgaatctttatatacatatatatatatatatatatatatatatatatatatatatatatatatatatatatatatatatatatatatatatatatatatatatatatatatgtctgtgagcgtgtatgtatgtatatatatatatgtatatgtatacgaatatatatacatatacataattaatgCTTAACTTCAAATAacttttgatgtattttttccaGCATATGGGCATCACCTAGCGTATGGACACAGATACCCACTTGCTTATGGTCATGGGTATCCCCTCACTCCCGGGTATGGAGCAGCCTATCCCCTGGGATACCCTTACTCATACCCAGTTGCTAAGACAGCCACTACTGAGGAATAGAGACCTGGAATCGTTATGGAATCCACCGATCAGAGCATTCTTGGAAAAAACTGGAATCTCTTGATTATCTGTAATTAAgctgatttttcatctttttgtatattctgtttatagaatgaattaaattcatttacatgaaattgttttTGTGTCATTTCTGTTCCCGCTTGATGTTACGACGCCACATGAATTGCAGTTAATCAATCAATCGATGGCATTTTTCCCCTCAAAAATTGGCTATGATAGCATGAAATGCAGGACCATTATACTCTGAGAAGTTACCAGAAGCTAAGGATAACTTCCTTCCCTataactacttttatttttttctgttatacttGCTTTCTTTGCTTCTCTTCAACATGACTcttatggaatagaatataaaattcaggccaaaggccaagcgttgggacctgaggtcatgcagcgctgaaagggaaattgagagtaaaaaggctttaacggtgtaacaggaggaaaaccttgctgttGCACCACGAAATGATTGTTGGGAGACGatagaaagtaagatgaaagaaagagaatatgagcggatgtatagtaaaaggaatggaagtggCTGCAGATAGGCCGAGAGAACTCTGGAAAGAACCGTCAGTAATGCCTCAGTGGACTGCGGGAGGTGCAGTGACAGCCCTGCCCCTCTACGGAGAACAGAACTCTGTTCATTTCATCTCGTGAAATGAAATCACGAACGCTGGGGTAGATTGATTCCTCGGATTATATAAGTGATGGAAGAAGagatgaatagataataaatgaaacattctCTGGAGAAATCAGGTGTAGCTGCAAGTTCCGGAAAAGACGATGCTGGGCTCTCTTACAGCATACCCTTATAAATACCCGCAAAGCCTTTCCCTTTGCTAAGTGGAGAATAAAAGTTACTTGAAGATTTAATCTTGATAGTTACACAAGAAAGGTTAAACAGACCACCCGACTAAAACTTTCAATTCAGTTACGGCTGAACTGAAGGTttctttcttacaaaaaaaaaataaaaagatttatcaTATTCAGTCTAATAAACCATAGTTACGTAAACATTCCTTGAGAGGACAGtcgaaaaatattaagaaattcgaCTATATTTCTTGTTCTTCACATTTTCTACATTATCTTATCAACAGAAAAGGACTGATCACAATGGGTAGCCATCTAATTATCGCATTTTCCGAATCTCAGGACCAAAGAAAACCACTTCTATATTTGTCTTTGTACTGATAAATACCCAAACCTACAACTGATTTCATCCTTAACTTACTGCTGTCTGTTTCATCACTTCCCAAATCCTGCCATTTATTCTTTATCATGAATTTGAAGCATGTCACATAATCAATCACGAAATTTTTCCAAGTTTGTTCAGATCATTCACTTATGTAATTCCGAGATGgctaaaaaaatgtatttactttaCTGATGTTTTTATAATCATCAGCATTTTCGTCAGTTCATTCAAATGATGTGTTAATAGCTGAGGGACTTGGAGTTATTTTAGTAATTACCTAATTAAAAGAAGCTCAAAAAAAAGACATGTTAACTAATGGAAATACTGAATGTTTAATTAGAATTATCTCCAATATATCAATTATTAAATCAAGTTGTATGTTCAGCtgtatgtgtattaatatattgCAATAAgctcaaagaaataataaaaaatactgttagCAGACTTGGTTGTTTTATCTGCATCcccatttccatttctttcaatGCCAACCAGATCAGGACCAGCACAATTCAACTTTTATATCATAAATGGATTCTGGATAACTATCCTGTGGAGATAACTGACTTATTAGATCGTGTTTAGTCGccgaaaatgaaattttgaaaggttttcttataATGGATTCTGAATAACACCTGGGAATAATTAGCAAACCGGTGGAGATTTTTGACCCATCGGTGCATAGTACAATAGTACAACGCGTAGACTTTTCTCTCACTGTGTTCTGCTCGTGATTATTATCTTTGTAAGgcttaaaaatttatattgttcTTTAACAGTTATGCTACTGAAATGGGAAAGAAGTTATGATGGGATCTTTACCACCTCTGTGGTTAGTAAGAAACAGTGCGTCTCCTGTTTGGACAAAGTCCAGAGGTCCAGATCAAGTTTCCTAAACCTTTCACCCTCCTACCCTGTAAAAATAGAAAAGCACTAAAGTAAATAAGATACCTGGTATGGACCTGTGGCTTTGGACTACCAACTGAGATGAACAACCCAAAGGTCTTCCCTCAAGTAACTCAGAAGCGGTCGGCTTGATTTgagatggccttatgccagcacgatcGATCCCTTTCCTACAGGCGATCCGAAAGTGGACAAAGATGTTGGAGGGAATAAGAAACCTGGTGTGAGCTTGGAGACCTCTTGTCCTCCTGATCAGTGGTTCATTACAAAGGAGGTTTACCATCGATTTGCATGGGAGActgtctgattattattattattattattattattattattattattattattattattattattattattattattattattattattattattattattattattattattattattattattattattattattattattatctgcataCATTCTCATGCCCAAAACAAAACACCTTAAAAGAACAAAATGCCTTAAAAGACAAATAGTAACATTACAGCTGCTTGTTTACAAGTAttaggaaatacataaataaattaaatgttagGAAAGGATTCCCAAGTTACATCGCAAATCCAATACTAATATGGTATAAAGGCCTAAGGTTATGACCTTATGTGACCCAGAAGCTATGAAAGCTATTACCTGCAAAGATGCTTCAGTCCATTAGGCAAAACTTGGTTCCACAAAGGGGATGATATAGACGCATGTTTTGGTTACACTCTAGGGTGAGAACTTTATTTACACCGATACAATGATGGCTTATGTTTTCCATGAGTAGGAAATCATTGCTATTGA from Macrobrachium rosenbergii isolate ZJJX-2024 chromosome 54, ASM4041242v1, whole genome shotgun sequence encodes the following:
- the LOC136834748 gene encoding uncharacterized protein, encoding MRAMVFLCLLAVAVALPAPEPEADPQLLLPHSLNYFNPFIHSINAGDSHLYSYPYGHHLAYGHRYPLAYGHGYPLTPGYGAAYPLGYPYSYPVAKTATTEE